A window of Arcobacter acticola genomic DNA:
ATTGAAAAAAATATTACTCCAGAAAAGAAATTTAGTAAAAATATTATTAAAGAACGACTCTTTTTAGATGATTTAACAATAGATATGTTGTTAGATAATTTCTTTTTAACTTTAGATAATGATTTAGAAAAATTGCAAAAAGCAATAGATTCAAAGAATTGTGATGAGATATCAAAAATGGCTCATTATATTAAAGGTAGCTGTTCAAATTTAGGAATGGATGATTGTGCTTTTATTTTAGAAAAAATAGAAAAAGAATCAAAAGATTTTAAATATGATTTTAGTCTTAAAGAGTTAATAGGGTTATTTAATAAAATAAAAAAAGATTTAAAGGGGAACTAAGATGAAAAATATGAGAATAAAAGTAAAACTAATATTTCTTTTTATTGTTATAAAAGTAATACCTCTTTTAGCAATATCCTATATAGCGTACAATGGGGTGATGAAATTAGATTTATACTTAAACAATAGTACTAAATTACTTTTTGATCAAAGTAAAAATATTATACAAAATACTGCTAATTTATCTATTGAAGATAGTATAAAAAATTTAGATAAAAAATCTCAAGAATCATTAGAAAAAATCTCCTATGAAATTGCAAATAAAATTGCAGAGTTTTTATATGAAAGAGATAACGATATACTTCTTTTATCTAAACTTGAATTAAATCAAAAAACATTAGAAAAATTTTATGAAGTTAAAAATAAAAATATTACAATCCATGGTAAATATTATTATGATAATAGTAGCAGTGAATATAAAAATAATGAACAAATAATAAAAGAGCAAAGAGTTAATACTAAAGCAAATTTGAAAGATAATGAAAAAGAGTTTAATTATATTGATCCTTTGGAATTTAAAATAAAATCTATACCCATTTACAAAGAGCTTAACTATTTTGATTTAGATGGAAAAGAGATATATAAAGTTTCTTCTATTAATGAAAATAAATTAGATTTATCAGATAAAAAAAATACCTATGTGAACTCAGAGACTTATTTTGAAGAGATTAGTAAATTAAAAGAGAATGAAATATATGTTTCAGATGTAATTGGTGAGTATGTTGGTTCAAAAATAATAGGTTATTATACAAAAGAGAAAGCAAAAAAAGCAGGTATTGAGTTTGAACCAGAAAAGTCTGCTTATGCAGGAATTGAAAATCCATTAGGAAAAAGATTTGAAGGAATTGTAAGATTTATAACTCCTGTATATAAAAATGGTCTTAAAACAGGATATGTTTCAATGGCTTTGGATCATAGACACGTAAGAGAGTTTACAGATACTTCAAATCCTACAGGAAATAGTGTAAAACAAAATATTTCAGATGCAAGATTGGGTAATTATGCTTTTATGTGGGATTATGAGGGAAAAAATATTTCTCATCCAAGAGATTATTCAATTATGGGATATGACAGAAGTACTGGGCAAAAAGTAATGCCTTGGCTTAGTGCTGATTTGGCTGAAAAATATTATGCTTCAAAAAAAGATATAAATGAGTTTTTAAAAGATTATCCAATATTTGAAGAGCAAAGTCTTAGTAAAAAACCTAATTTAAAACAATTAAAAGAAGATGGAAATGTTGGTTTAGATTGTAGATATTTAAATTTTGCACCACAATGTGAAGGTTGGATGCAATTAACCCAAAATGGTGGATATGGTTCTTTTATCATAAATTGGAGTAATGTATGGAAACTAACAACAGCTGCAACGATCCCTTATTATACAGGTAAATATGCTAATACAAAAAGAGGATTCGGATTTGTATCAATAGGTGCTAGTGTAGATGATTTTCATTCTGCTGCTAATAAAACAAAAGAAGATGTTTTGAGTATATTAGAAAACCAAACAAAAAGTATGCAAACAATAGTAAGTTCCAATCAAGTTGAAATTGAAGATTTTATTACTTTGTTAATTAATGAACTAACTATTATTACTTTAACCTTAGTATTAATAATTATATTTATTGCAGTTTGGATGTCGGATTATATAATATCAAAAATAAATAATCTTCTAATTGGTACAAAAAAATTTGCAAATAATGAGTTAGATTACAGAATTAAAGTTACTTCAAAAGATGAAATAGGTGAACTTGAAAGTTCGTTTAATGATATGGCAAAAGAGATTAGTACTTTAATTTCAACACAAAAAGAGTTAAATGACCATTTAGAAGATAAGGTTGATGAAAAAACTAAAGAGTTATTACAAATAAATGAAACATTAGAAAAAGAAGTAGAAAATAGAACGGAATCTTTAAAAGAAGCTCTTTTAAAAGCACAAAATTCTGATAAGGTAAAATCTACATTCTTAGCAAATATGAGCCATGAAATAAGAACTCCTCTTAATTCAATTATAGGTTTTTCAGAACTATTAGCTAATAACTCTGATATAGATGACTCTGCTAAAAAATACTCTTCAATAATTGAAGAGAGTGCAAAATCTTTATTATCAATTATAAATGATATTTTGGATATTTCAAAAATAGAAAGTGGTAATTTTGATATTAATATCAAAGAAACAAATATCAATGAAGTTTGTAAAAATGTATATGAACTTTTTTCTAATAAAGCTGATGAAAAAAACATTAACTTTAATTTTAAAATCAACAAAGATATTCCAAATTGTGTATTGAGTGATGGAATTAGAATTAGGCAAGTTTTATCAAATCTTATTAATAATGCAATTAAATTTACTAAATTAGATGGTGAAATTGATTTTGAAGTATTACTTATTGAAAATAAAGATGAATTAATAAAATTAAGATTTTTAGTAAAAGATAATGGTATTGGTATTCCCTCAAACAAGCTATTAAATATTTTTGAACCTTTTATTCAAGTGGATAATGAATCAAATAGACAATATGAGGGAACAGGACTTGGACTAAGTATTAGTAGTCATATTGTTAAATTATTAGGATCAAAAATTGAAGTTTCAAGTAAAATAGATTTAGGAAGTTCATTTTGGTTTGATTTAGAAGTAAGTGTTTGTGACAGTGGTGTAAGTATTCTTGAAGAAAAAAAAGAAGAGATAGTTCCTAATGATACATTTTATGGAAAAATTTTAGTTGCTGAAGATAATGTTTTAAATCAACAATTGATTAAGTATATACTTGAAAATCTAAACTTAAATTATAAAATAGTTTCAAATGGTCAAGAGGCTATTAATGAGTACAAGAATGATTCTTATAATTTGATTCTTATGGATATTAATATGCCTATTGTTGATGGAGTAAGTGCCTTTAATCAAATAAGAGAATATGAGAAAAACAATGACTTAATATTTATTCCAATTGTTGCATTAACAGCAAATGTAATAAAAGGTGATAGAGAAAAATTCTTGGATTTAGGTATGGACAATTATTTGACAAAACCTATTAATATGAATAAGTTAAAGCAGATACTTAATACCTATCTATCTTTAAATATTAAAGAAAAAAATATTGAAATGAAAATGGATAATATACAAATGCAAAATATTGAAAAAAAAGAGCCGCTAGAAGAATTTGTTTTAACTTTCGATAAAAATGATGCAATAAATCAACTAGGCTTAGATGAAATTACTATTGATATGTTACTTGATAATTTCTTTTTAACTTTAGACAGTGATATAAATAATATTCAAGAAGCCATTGATTTAAAAGATAGTAACAAGATATCACAAACTGCACACTATTTAAAAGGTTCTTGTGCAAATCTAGTAATGAAAGATGCTGTTGATATTTTACAAGATATTGAAAGTAAATCAAAGTTAGGTGAAACAAATTTTGATTTAAAAAAGTTAAAAGAGATTTTTGAAAAGATAAAACAATTTATATAATATTTAATTATAATTATTATATAAATTATAGTTATGATTTTTATAAAAAATTAACCTTTTTTTATATAGACTAAAACTTACATAATATTACTAAAGGATGTTTATGAAGTTTTCAAAAATAGTTTTATCAATGGGATTATTAGCTAGTAGTTTATTTGCAAATGAATTTATCAATTATGATAATTTATCAAAATCATTAAAAGATGATGCAAAGAAAAATGGTTTATATGCAACTACAGATGAAGTAAAAATGGCATTAAAAGAAAAAGACTGGGCGGTAGTTGATGTACGAACGGCTGAAGAATGGGCTGGAGCTTTTATAAAAGGTAGTCAAAGAGTAGGTCGACAAACTCCAGAAGTTGCAATTGAGAATTTTGTTACAGATGATGATGGAAAACTGATAAAAGACAAGATAATTGTTGTTTGTAATTCAGCAGCAAGAGCATCAATAGAAGCTCAAACATTTAGACAAATGGGATTTAAAACTGTAAAAATTTATGATTTATACTCTTGGATTGATGAGTGTAATCCTGTTGTTACAAAATACACAGTTAAAAATGATAGAAGCGGAACAGGTTTAAATTTTGGTGAATATTACGCAGAACATTGTAAAAAGTAATAGATAATTATCTACTACTTTTTAGTGTCAGTTATTAAAGATATGTTAAATAGTTGATGTTTTTGAAGGACTTCAAGAACTTCAATTATTTTTTCATATTTTACTTCTTTATCAATTCTAAAAATTATATTTTTTTCTTTATCTTCTATTGCAGCTATTTCTTGTTCTAACAACTCTAAAGTAATCTCTTTACCATAAACAGCTAATTTATCACTATTTAATTCAATAATTAATTCTTTTTGCTTAAGTTCAATCTCTTGCGCACTTGAGGTTGGAAGATTTAAAACTAAAGCCAACTCATCTTTTTTAAATACAGAAGAAACAATAAAAAATATTAAAAGAATAAAAACAACATCTATAAGTGGTGTAATATCAGGAGTTAATATTTCTCTTTTTTTCATATCTTTTTAAGAACCTCTTTTTGGATTTTTAGCTCAATATCATCTAAAATACCAACAATATAGTTATATCCTATATAGTGAGGAATCGCCACAATTAATCCAGCAATTGTAGTAATCAAAGCAACTGAAATTCCACTTGAAAATATAGAAGGATCACCTAATCCACTTTTTGTAATAGAATCAAATGAATCTAAAACTCCAATTACCGTTCCTAAAAGTCCTAATAATGGGGCAATAGAAGCTATGATTTTTACAGTGTTTAATCCAAACTCTAATTTTCTTATTTTTCTATTTATAAAATTTTCAATAGAATCTTTTTTAAATTCTTCATTATTCTCTTTTGCAAAAGTGATTATCTCATTTATTAAAAACTCTCTTTTATTGCTAGATAGTGCAATTACTACAAGTTTCCAAAACATAATTGTAAAACCAATAATATTTAAAAAAATTAGAATATAAACTATTATTCCACCTCTGTCGATATAAGTAATTAAATCAACACCCATTTCTTAACTCCTTGTTATTTGATAAACTATTGGAACTGTTATTTCCCAAGAGTTCTTATTTAATTTTTCAGGTATTGGCTCAAATCTATTAATCTTTGCAAGAATCTCTAAAGCTGCTTCATTTAATCTTTTGTAGTTTGAATCTTTTACAACTTTTACATCTTTGATTTGTCCATCTTTTGAAATAACAAAACAAACATGAACTTTTCCCATTTGATTGAGTCTTTTTGCACTTTGTGGATAGATTTTATTTTTTTCAATTAAATATCTAAGTTTTGATAAATACTCATTTTCTAAGGCTTCTATTTGGCTTGGATCTATTGTATCTTTTTGTTTAAGCACTTCTTTTGAAGCTAATTCTTGTACTTGAGGTTCAGCTTTTTGTTCAACTTTAACTTCTTGGGTTTTCTCTACTTCCTTTAGAACTTTTTTTTCAACTTTTTTTACTTCTTTTATCTTTTTTTCTTTTTTCTTTTCTTGCTTTACTATATTTTTACTTTTAGTTTCAGGTAAAGGTTTTTCTATGATTTTCTCAACAATAGGCTCCACAACAGGTTCTACTTTTGGTTCAGGCTTTTTGATTACTACATTTTTTAGATTTATTTTTGAAATATTAACTGCTGGTTTATTTTGTGCAACAACAACTTTTTCTTCAAGGTCCAAATTTGCGAATAGTAATAAATGCGCTGAAATTATCAGTGTAAAGATGATTAGTAAACTTTTTTTATTTTCCATATGCGAATCTTAATATAATATTGATAATAATTATCTTAATTGAATATAAAAATATAGAATTTAATTTTTAGAAATCATAAATCATTATCTCCAAGTATTGAGAATTTTGCTAAATAATCTCTATCTTTGTATAAATATTACTTTTGTATTTTCTTTTTTGCTTCTTCTATGATTTTAATTAATTCTTTATTTTGAGTTGCAAATTTTTTAAGCCAAATATTTTCAAACTCTATTTTAATTGGAAAGTGTATAATTGATAATAATTATCTAAATTAAGTAAAAAAAGATATTTCATTAAAAAATCATTAAAAAACCTTATATATAATTCTTAAAAAACAGAAGGAAGGGCTTTGCGTAAGATATTAATTTACTCATTATTTTGTAATTTTGCACTTGCAAATGGATTAGATGTATTACAAAATGATAAAAAAGAGTTAAGGAATTTAGAAAAAAAAATCATCGAAACTAGCTATAAAAGTTTAAAAAATGATTGGATTTCACCTATTACTATTAGTTCAAGTTTAAATAGAAATTATTCAAATATTGATGAAAATGATAAGTTATCAAAAAATATGTCAATTGGTTTTTCCCAAAGTATTTATGAATCAGGGGGGATTGAATTATCAATTCAATATGCAAAAGATAAATATAATTATGATTTACTTTCTTGGGAAAATATTAATAATCAAATACTGCAAGCTGTTTATGAAACACTAAGTACCTACTTAAAATTAATGTCATAATTAGTTCCAAAGCCAGCTAATAAATTTTTAACATGTTTATGTAAATTATCAAATGATAAATAAGCTTCTAGTTTATGATAGTGATATTTCATATGTTTCCACAATATTTCTATTTTATTTAGTTCAGGTGAATATGGTGGTAAAAATAATAATTGTAGTCCAAGCTTCTCCCACTTTTCTATCTCTGCTTTAAAAAGCTTACTTGTGTGAATAGATGCATTATCAAGTATGACAACAGTAGTTTTTGTAATCTGATTTACAAAATCATTAAAGAAATCTATAACAACTTGTGTATCTACTTTTGTTATTGTAGTTTTCGAAAAGAGATGATTATTCTTTGTATTTAAAAAC
This region includes:
- a CDS encoding MotA/TolQ/ExbB proton channel family protein, with the translated sequence MGVDLITYIDRGGIIVYILIFLNIIGFTIMFWKLVVIALSSNKREFLINEIITFAKENNEEFKKDSIENFINRKIRKLEFGLNTVKIIASIAPLLGLLGTVIGVLDSFDSITKSGLGDPSIFSSGISVALITTIAGLIVAIPHYIGYNYIVGILDDIELKIQKEVLKKI
- a CDS encoding ExbD/TolR family protein, which encodes MKKREILTPDITPLIDVVFILLIFFIVSSVFKKDELALVLNLPTSSAQEIELKQKELIIELNSDKLAVYGKEITLELLEQEIAAIEDKEKNIIFRIDKEVKYEKIIEVLEVLQKHQLFNISLITDTKK
- a CDS encoding IS630 family transposase encodes the protein MNYSSKKAQILNVLSWSAKDWIDTYYFDESGFSLDSNIPYYWSPIGKPVEIPSNRFAKRINVLGFLNTKNNHLFSKTTITKVDTQVVIDFFNDFVNQITKTTVVILDNASIHTSKLFKAEIEKWEKLGLQLLFLPPYSPELNKIEILWKHMKYHYHKLEAYLSFDNLHKHVKNLLAGFGTNYDINFK
- a CDS encoding ATP-binding protein — its product is MKNMRIKVKLIFLFIVIKVIPLLAISYIAYNGVMKLDLYLNNSTKLLFDQSKNIIQNTANLSIEDSIKNLDKKSQESLEKISYEIANKIAEFLYERDNDILLLSKLELNQKTLEKFYEVKNKNITIHGKYYYDNSSSEYKNNEQIIKEQRVNTKANLKDNEKEFNYIDPLEFKIKSIPIYKELNYFDLDGKEIYKVSSINENKLDLSDKKNTYVNSETYFEEISKLKENEIYVSDVIGEYVGSKIIGYYTKEKAKKAGIEFEPEKSAYAGIENPLGKRFEGIVRFITPVYKNGLKTGYVSMALDHRHVREFTDTSNPTGNSVKQNISDARLGNYAFMWDYEGKNISHPRDYSIMGYDRSTGQKVMPWLSADLAEKYYASKKDINEFLKDYPIFEEQSLSKKPNLKQLKEDGNVGLDCRYLNFAPQCEGWMQLTQNGGYGSFIINWSNVWKLTTAATIPYYTGKYANTKRGFGFVSIGASVDDFHSAANKTKEDVLSILENQTKSMQTIVSSNQVEIEDFITLLINELTIITLTLVLIIIFIAVWMSDYIISKINNLLIGTKKFANNELDYRIKVTSKDEIGELESSFNDMAKEISTLISTQKELNDHLEDKVDEKTKELLQINETLEKEVENRTESLKEALLKAQNSDKVKSTFLANMSHEIRTPLNSIIGFSELLANNSDIDDSAKKYSSIIEESAKSLLSIINDILDISKIESGNFDINIKETNINEVCKNVYELFSNKADEKNINFNFKINKDIPNCVLSDGIRIRQVLSNLINNAIKFTKLDGEIDFEVLLIENKDELIKLRFLVKDNGIGIPSNKLLNIFEPFIQVDNESNRQYEGTGLGLSISSHIVKLLGSKIEVSSKIDLGSSFWFDLEVSVCDSGVSILEEKKEEIVPNDTFYGKILVAEDNVLNQQLIKYILENLNLNYKIVSNGQEAINEYKNDSYNLILMDINMPIVDGVSAFNQIREYEKNNDLIFIPIVALTANVIKGDREKFLDLGMDNYLTKPINMNKLKQILNTYLSLNIKEKNIEMKMDNIQMQNIEKKEPLEEFVLTFDKNDAINQLGLDEITIDMLLDNFFLTLDSDINNIQEAIDLKDSNKISQTAHYLKGSCANLVMKDAVDILQDIESKSKLGETNFDLKKLKEIFEKIKQFI
- a CDS encoding energy transducer TonB; protein product: MENKKSLLIIFTLIISAHLLLFANLDLEEKVVVAQNKPAVNISKINLKNVVIKKPEPKVEPVVEPIVEKIIEKPLPETKSKNIVKQEKKKEKKIKEVKKVEKKVLKEVEKTQEVKVEQKAEPQVQELASKEVLKQKDTIDPSQIEALENEYLSKLRYLIEKNKIYPQSAKRLNQMGKVHVCFVISKDGQIKDVKVVKDSNYKRLNEAALEILAKINRFEPIPEKLNKNSWEITVPIVYQITRS
- a CDS encoding rhodanese-like domain-containing protein, encoding MKFSKIVLSMGLLASSLFANEFINYDNLSKSLKDDAKKNGLYATTDEVKMALKEKDWAVVDVRTAEEWAGAFIKGSQRVGRQTPEVAIENFVTDDDGKLIKDKIIVVCNSAARASIEAQTFRQMGFKTVKIYDLYSWIDECNPVVTKYTVKNDRSGTGLNFGEYYAEHCKK
- a CDS encoding TolC family protein is translated as MRKILIYSLFCNFALANGLDVLQNDKKELRNLEKKIIETSYKSLKNDWISPITISSSLNRNYSNIDENDKLSKNMSIGFSQSIYESGGIELSIQYAKDKYNYDLLSWENINNQILQAVYETLSTYLKLMS